DNA from Bacteroides zoogleoformans:
AAGAAGTCGCGGATGCCCTTCTTCATCTTGTACATCCCCCGGTCGATATACATCCCCGCCATCGTCACCATGTCGGAGGGCGACCAGCCCAATTCCTCCAGTTGCTTGTCAAACTCCTCGTTGGACACGAGGTAGGCGGTTTCGGGGTTGCGCACCATCGCCTCGTATTCCAGCCTGTCCTTCTGCTCCCGGTACTTGTTCATGTCCAAAGTCTGCGTTTCGAGCAGTTTCGCCGTACCCTGCACGACGGGCGAGAGGACGCTGTTTATCGTGCCAAGCACCACCGTAGGGAAGAACATGATGCACAGACCGACGGCAAAGGGACGGAGCATCGGGAAGACGTCTATCGGTTCGGCTCTCGCCAACGACTGCCATACCCGGTAGGCGACATAGAAGAGCGCGCCCAGCCCGGCGATGCCTTTCGCCACGCCCGCCATGTCGGCGCACAGCGGCATCATCTGCTCGTAGAGCGAGCGGAGAATCTGGTGAAGGTTGTCGAACTCCATAGGCTACCAGTATCTTTCGTTCATGCTCCCGTACAGCCCCATGATGCGGTCAAGGTCGTTTTTCTTCTTCGCACGCAGGTAGCTCACGCTGATATTCTTGTTGGTGTAGTAGCTCACGAGGTTGCGGTAACGCTTCATCTTGGAGTGGCAGCGTTCCACCACGTCCATGCGCTCCTTGTCCGTCATGGAGAGCGTGGTGATGTTCACCACGTTCTTCAACTCCGTAAGCACGTCATTGGATTCCTCCAGCAGCTTCGTGTACCCGAAGGCGATGGCTCCGAGTTCCTCCACCGTGAAGTTGTCGTCGCGCAGCATCTTCTGGAAGCTGGTCACGTAGATGTCCGTGATGTCGCCTACCATCAGTATGGTCTGCTGCACCTTGCGGGCGTCCTTGACCAGATTGTTCACGGATTTGAGGGCGTCGTAATACTTCTTGCCCTGCTCGTAGATTTTCACCGTTTCCTGAAAGTTATTCACCATGTTCGTGGCGGTCTTCGAGGTGTGGATGATGTTCTTCGAGGCATTGATGATGCCCTGCGCCAGATTGCCCGGATCGCTCACGACCCATTGGGCGGAAGCCCTGCCCGCGAGAAGCAGGCACAGGCAGATGACGAATGTTATTCTTGTTCTCATGTTTCTTTGGATTTTAGCGGTTCTTATTTTCCTGCCGGAGTTTCCGGCTGCGGCTTCACACGCACGTAGTCCCCGTTCGGTGAGAAGGTCAGCACGTCGGTGGCTTCGTTATACGCCACGTCGATGCGGAAGCCGGTGTTCATGAACAGGTTGCCGTTCTCCTCCTGCAAGAGGTAGGTTTCCGGTTTCAGCCTGCGGCGGATGCCGCTCCGTTTGAATACCGTCACCTTGTAGGCTTCGCCCTCCTTGTAGATAAGCACGTCGGGCTTGCCCTCCACGCTTTCCCAATTCCCGCACAGCAGGTCGCGGCGGTTCTCCGCCACGTCGCAGGATTGCAGCACCATGACCGCCAATCCGATCAGACACTTGCTGACTTGCAGCATCTTCATTCTTGATATGCTCATACGCTTTTCTTTTTTCGTTGATAAATCTGTTTTACCGATTATTGATTACTTACTGCTTGTTTCTCCGTCTTTCGGCAAGCTGTCGGATGGCGGCTTCGATGTCGCCGCCCAATTGCTCCGCCAGACGGTACACCTCCACCTTTTCCGTTTCCTCGGTGGTGTACGCCAGATACTCTTCCGCGCTCACCTCGGTGGCATAGACCGCCGACTGCGTGCCGCCCAAGCCTATCCACACCTCCTTGTAGAGCCGTGAGGGGTTGTTCGCCATGTTGATGGAGAGTATCTGCGACTTCTCCTTCTCCGTCAGTCCGAGCAACGCCTGAATCTGGTCGAACTTGTTCATGTACTTGCGCTGGTCAAGCAGGATTTTACAGTCCGAGTTGTTGATGATGCTCTCCTTGACGACGGGCGAGGAAATGATGTCGTCCACCTCCTGCGTCACCACGATTGCCTCACCGAAGTATTTGCGCACCGTCTTGTACATATAGCGCAGGTAATCAGCCATGTTCGCCGACGAGAGAGCCTTCCAAGCCTCTTCCACGATAAGCTGCTTTCTCACACCTTTCAGACGCCGCATCTTGTTGATGAAGGCTTCCATGATGATGATGGTCACTACCGGGAACAGTTCGCGGTTGTCCTTGATGGAATCGATCTCGAAGACGATGAACCGTTTGCCCAGCAGGTCGATGTTCTCCGCCGAGTTGAGCAGGAAGTCGTAGCGTCCGCCCCGGTAATACTGCCGCATGGTGGTGAGCATGTTGTCGATGTTGAAGTCCTCCTTCTCCACCTTGATGTCGCGTTCCGCCAGTTCCCTGCGGTAGTCGTCGCGCATGTACTCGTAGAAGGTGTTGAACGAGGGGACGATGCTCCGGTCAGCCCTGATGCGCTCGATGTAGGCACTCACGGCACTGCCCAATTCCCCGCTTTCGGTTTTCGTCACCTTGTCGTCCTCCGACTTCCAGAGCGTCAGCAGCAGCGTCTTTATGCTGTCCTTTTTCTCCACGTCGAACACGTAGTCGTCGGTATAGAACGGGTTGAAGCTGATGGGCTTCTCCTCCGTGTAGGTAAAATACACGCCGTCCGTGCCGCCCGTCTTGCGCCGTATCATCTCGCATAGCCCTTGATAGGAGTTTCCCGTGTCCACCAATACCACATGCGCGCCCTGCTCGTAGTATTGCCGCACGAGGTGGTTCATGAAGAACGACTTGCCACTGCCCGAAGGACCTAATACGAACTTGTTACGGTTCGTGGTGATGCCCCGCTTCATCGGCAGGTCACTGATGTCGAGGTGCAGCGGTTTTCCCGTGAGCCTGTCCACCATCTTGATGCCGAAGGGCGAGAGCGAGCTGCGGTAGTTGGTTTCCTCCGTGAAGAGGCACACCGCCTGTTCGATGAAGGTGTGGAAACTCTCTTCCGCCGGAAAGTCCGCCGCGTTGCCGGGCAT
Protein-coding regions in this window:
- the traJ gene encoding conjugative transposon protein TraJ; this encodes MEFDNLHQILRSLYEQMMPLCADMAGVAKGIAGLGALFYVAYRVWQSLARAEPIDVFPMLRPFAVGLCIMFFPTVVLGTINSVLSPVVQGTAKLLETQTLDMNKYREQKDRLEYEAMVRNPETAYLVSNEEFDKQLEELGWSPSDMVTMAGMYIDRGMYKMKKGIRDFFREILELMFQAAALVIDTIRTFFLVVLAILGPIAFAISVWDGFQSTLTQWICRYIQVYLWLPVSDIFSTILAKIQVLMLQSDIERMQTDPNFSLDSSDGVYIVFMIIGIIGYFTIPTVAGWIIQAGGMGGYGRNVNQMAGRAGGMAGSVAGATAGNMVGRAGKLLK
- a CDS encoding DUF4141 domain-containing protein — its product is MRTRITFVICLCLLLAGRASAQWVVSDPGNLAQGIINASKNIIHTSKTATNMVNNFQETVKIYEQGKKYYDALKSVNNLVKDARKVQQTILMVGDITDIYVTSFQKMLRDDNFTVEELGAIAFGYTKLLEESNDVLTELKNVVNITTLSMTDKERMDVVERCHSKMKRYRNLVSYYTNKNISVSYLRAKKKNDLDRIMGLYGSMNERYW
- a CDS encoding DUF3876 domain-containing protein — translated: MSISRMKMLQVSKCLIGLAVMVLQSCDVAENRRDLLCGNWESVEGKPDVLIYKEGEAYKVTVFKRSGIRRRLKPETYLLQEENGNLFMNTGFRIDVAYNEATDVLTFSPNGDYVRVKPQPETPAGK
- a CDS encoding TraG family conjugative transposon ATPase, encoding MRNTSKMTTLENKFPLLAVEQGCIISKDADITVAFEVELPELYTVTGAEYEAIHGCWCKAIKVLPDFSVVHKQDWFIKEKYTPELHKDDMSFLSRSFERHFNERPYLKHTCYLYLTKTTKERNRMQSNFSTLCRGHIIPKELDKETAAKFMEAAEQFERIINDSGFVRLRRLSTDEIVGTDGKAGLIERYFSLMPEGDATLQDIDLSAREMRIGDNRLCLHTLSDAEDLPGTVATDTRYEKLSTDRSDCRLSFASPVGLLLSCNHIYNQYVIIDNSEENLQKFEKSARNMQSLSRYSRSNSINREWIDRYLNEAHSYGLTSVRAHFNVMAWSDDAEELKHIKNDVGSQLASMECVPRHNTIDCPTLYWAAMPGNAADFPAEESFHTFIEQAVCLFTEETNYRSSLSPFGIKMVDRLTGKPLHLDISDLPMKRGITTNRNKFVLGPSGSGKSFFMNHLVRQYYEQGAHVVLVDTGNSYQGLCEMIRRKTGGTDGVYFTYTEEKPISFNPFYTDDYVFDVEKKDSIKTLLLTLWKSEDDKVTKTESGELGSAVSAYIERIRADRSIVPSFNTFYEYMRDDYRRELAERDIKVEKEDFNIDNMLTTMRQYYRGGRYDFLLNSAENIDLLGKRFIVFEIDSIKDNRELFPVVTIIIMEAFINKMRRLKGVRKQLIVEEAWKALSSANMADYLRYMYKTVRKYFGEAIVVTQEVDDIISSPVVKESIINNSDCKILLDQRKYMNKFDQIQALLGLTEKEKSQILSINMANNPSRLYKEVWIGLGGTQSAVYATEVSAEEYLAYTTEETEKVEVYRLAEQLGGDIEAAIRQLAERRRNKQ